The DNA sequence CTAGTTGTGATTACACTCGGCCATTAGTGCAGCATGAGTCTATAGAAACTCAAGTGATTGAAGGCTCAAGCTGCCCCGAGTGCGGTAATGAGCTTGCCGTTAAGTCTGGTCGATTTGGTATTTTTATTGGTTGTACCAATTACCCTCAATGCAGTCACATCGAAAAACACGATCAAGCCGACGCAGAAGATGAAATTGATTGTCCAAAGTGTAAGTCGGGTCATGTTGAGCATAGAACCAGTCGATTTGGTAAATCATTCTATGCTTGCAGTGCTTATCCTAAATGTAAGTTTTTGGTGAACTATCCACCTAGAGCTGAAGCGTGTCCTGATTGTGGTTTTGGGATTTTAGTTGAGCGTAAAGGGGCGGCAGGAATGCGCTTAGAATGTCCCGAGAAAACGTGCAAATATAAACGGCCTGTCTAAATAATCATATTACCTTCCACTAATGTCGCTTTTGAGTAATCATAGTGACATTAAACAGTGCAGCTTATATTGAGTAAGGAACAGTGAGATAAATGTTAGAAGTATTGCCTGCTGAAGTGGCTGAGCTTATTGAACAAGGAGGCATCATCGCCTACCCAACGGAGGCCGTTTATGGTTTAGGTTGCGATCCCGACAATGATGAAGCTATTCATCAGTTGCTGCAAATAAAGCAGCGTCCTTGGCACAAAGGCTTGATACTCGTTGCGGGTGACTATCAACAACTCCTTCCCTATATTGATGAATCTCAGCTTAGTGTTGAGCAGCTAGCATTTGTTCACAGTAAATGGCCCGGCCCTTTTACCTTTATCATGCCAATCAAATCTGGGCTGTCTAAATTATTAAGCGGTACCTTTAATTCCATAGCCGTACGAGTTACCTCGCATATCGGTGTGAAAGGGCTATGCGCTGCAATCAATAAACCCATTGTTTCAACCAGTGCCAATTTATCAGGTCAAGAGCCCGCGTTATCACCTATAGCCGTTCGACAGCAGTTTGAGGGCATTATTGCTGGGTTAGTGGTTGGAGAGCTAGGAAGTCAGACTGCTCCTTCAACGATTATCGATGCCAAGAGCGGCAACATTATAAGAAAAGGTTAATCAAGGAAAAGTATGAGCACACCAGATTCTGCAATAGTAAAAGCTTTCTTACTCGATCTTCAAACTCGAATTTGTAATGGACTCCAAGCACTAGATGGTTCTGCACAATTTGTGGAGGACTCTTGGAAACGTGAAGAGGGCGGTGGCGGACAAAGTCGCGTATTGACCAATGGTGCGGTATTCGAGCAAGCGGGGGTTAACTTTTCTCATGTGACAGGTGCATCTATGCCTGCATCGGCAACCGCTCACCGTCCTGAACTCGCTGGGCGTAGCTTCGAGGCGATGGGGGTTTCGTTAGTTATTCATCCAAAGAACC is a window from the Shewanella sp. Choline-02u-19 genome containing:
- a CDS encoding DNA topoisomerase family protein, with protein sequence MAKIDKQLFTTHEHALEKEYELCPKCGSELSVRHSKHGGFIGCNNYPSCDYTRPLVQHESIETQVIEGSSCPECGNELAVKSGRFGIFIGCTNYPQCSHIEKHDQADAEDEIDCPKCKSGHVEHRTSRFGKSFYACSAYPKCKFLVNYPPRAEACPDCGFGILVERKGAAGMRLECPEKTCKYKRPV
- a CDS encoding L-threonylcarbamoyladenylate synthase is translated as MLEVLPAEVAELIEQGGIIAYPTEAVYGLGCDPDNDEAIHQLLQIKQRPWHKGLILVAGDYQQLLPYIDESQLSVEQLAFVHSKWPGPFTFIMPIKSGLSKLLSGTFNSIAVRVTSHIGVKGLCAAINKPIVSTSANLSGQEPALSPIAVRQQFEGIIAGLVVGELGSQTAPSTIIDAKSGNIIRKG